GAAAACGAAGCTAGCACGCTTGGATCTTTACTTTTTCATTCCGACGGAAAACCAAATCATGATCTGATTGGGATACCGGCCGTCAAAATAGCACGTAAAGCCGGTTTTTCAGTACCGGATAACACCACTGTATTGGTCGCAGCTCGAAAATATGTGTCTGAATTTGACCCGTATTCTCGCGAAAAATTGTGTCCTGTTCTTGGCTTTTACATTGAGCCTGACTGGATGCATGCATGCGAAAAATGCATAGAGCTGCTGCTTAGCGATCGCTGCGGGCACACTCTGGTTATCCATTCAAAAGATGAAGATGTAATTACTCAGTTTGCGCTTAAAAAGCCGGTGGGCAGGGTGTTGGTTAACACTCCTGCAGCGTTTGGCAGCATGGGCGCAACAACGAATTTATTCCCTTCCATGACTCTGGGCAGCGGCTCAGCAGGCAAGGGCTTTACATCAGATAACGTATCGCCAATGAACCTGATTTACCTTCGCAAAGTCGGATACGGCGTGCGTGGTGTTGAATCAATGGATGCAGAAGTTTTCCATAAAGATACTCCGGCAGCAAAGTTTGTCGAACCTGTATCTTCTGGTGATTTCAGCTCCAATTCATTGCAGGCAGTACATCGCATTTTGAAAGAGGCTATTGGAGAGCTCTAATGCCGACAATTAACTCTGAAAAATTTCAAATATAAGTGAGGTAGTAGTGGATATTCGGGACTTATCAAATCAGCTTGCTGAAGCTACAAAAAACATGACTCCGGAAGAACGTACTTCTTTGAAAAAAATGTTCGAAGAAGTAACTGAAGATATTTTGAACCGTCAGGCTGCCAACGGCACCCCTGTTCAATTTGCTCCAACTACACATGGTACTGAAATCCCTGACGGCCCTACAGATCGTCAGGTTCGCTTGAGAGAAAACTTCCTTAAGCAGGTTCCAACCATCACCACTCACCGTGCTCGTGCAATTACTAAAATTGCTAAAGAAAATCCGGGCATGCCTAAAATTTTGCTTCGTGCAAAATGCTTTAAGCATTGTTGTGAGACTGCTCCTCTGGTTATCCAGAATGACGAACTTATCGTTGGTGCACCTTGTGGCGCGCCTCGTGCCGGTGCTTTCTCTCCAGATATCGCATGGCGCTGGGTGGCAGATGAAATCGACACCATCAGCACTCGTAGTCAGGATCCTTTCTTCATCTCTGAAGAAGACAAAAAAATCATGCGTGAAGAGCTGTTCCCGTACTGGGCTGGCAAATCCGTTGATGAATATTGTGAAGATCAGTACCGCGAAGCAGGTCTTTGGGAAATTTCAGGCGAATCTTACGTATCCGATTGTTCATACCACGCAGTAAACGGTGGTGGTGACTCCAACCCTGGTTACGACGTTATCCTGATGAACAAAGGTATGCTCGATGTTCAGCGTGAAGCAAACGAACATCTTGCTACATTGGACTACAAGAACCCTGAAGATATCGAAAAAATTTACTTCTACAAATCGCTGATTGATACTGCAGAAGGTCTTATGATCTACGCACGTAGAATGTCAGAATACGCAGCACAGCTTGCACAGCAGGAAATGAATCCTCAGCGTAAAGCTGAATTGATGCAGATTTCTGAAGTGAACGCACGTGTTCCTGCTCATAAGCCTTCTACTTTCCGCGAAGCAATTCAGTCTGTATGGACTATTGAGTCCCTTCTGGTTGTTGAAGAAAACCAGACTGGTATGTCTATTGGTCGAGTCGATCAGTACATGTACCCGTACTACAAAGCTGATCTCGAAGCTGGCCGCATGACAGACTATGAAGCATTCGACCTTGCCGGTTGTATGTTGATCAAAATGTCTGAAATGATGTGGATTACTAACGAAGGCGGTTCTAAGTTCTTCGCTGGTTACCAGCCGTTTGTTAACATGTGCGTTGGCGGTGTAACCCGCGAAGGCCTTGATGCTACAAACGAACTTACCTACTTGCTTATGGATGCTGTTCGCCACGTTAAAGTGTACCAGCCATCACTCGCAACTCGCGTACATAACAAATCCCCTCAGAAGTACCTCAGAAAGATTATTGACGTAATCCGCGCTGGCATGGGCTTCCCTGCAATTCACTTTGATGACACCCACATCAAGATGATGCTTGCTAAAGGTGTTTCCATTGAAGACGCACGCGACTACTGCCTCATGGGTTGTGTAGAACCGCAGAAATCCGGTCGTCTCTACCAGTGGACATCCACCGCATATACCCAGTGGCCTATTTGTATTGAGCTTGTTCTCAACCACGGTGTACCGCTTTGGTATGGCAAACAGGTTTGTCCGGATATGGGCGAACTCAGCAGCTTCCAGACTTTCGAGCAGTTCGACGATGCTGTTAAAGCACAGATTAAATTCATCACTGAGAAAAGTAGCATCGCTACCGTTATCTCTCAGCGTGTTCATAAAGAGCTTGCTCCTAAGCCGCTCATGTCCATCATGTACGAAGGTTGTATGGAAAACGGCTGCGATGTTTCCGCAGGCGGCGCAATGTACAACTTTGGTCCTGGTGTAATCTGGAGTGGTCTTGCTACCTACGCAGATTCAATGGCTGCAATCAAACGCCTCGTATTTGATGAAAGAAAATACACTCTTCATCAGATGAATGAAGCTCTTAAAGCTGACTTCGTTGGTTTTGAGCAGATTAAAGCTGATTGTCTTGCTGCTCCTAAGTTCGGTAACGACGACGATTACGCAGACCTTATTGCTGCTGATCTTGTTAACTTTACTGAAACAGAACACCGCAAGTTTAAAACTCTCTACTCAGTATTGAGCCACGGTACTCTGTCCATTTCCAACAACACCCCATTTGGTCAGCTCACCGGCGCATCTGCTGGTGGTCGTGCAGCTTGGATGCCTCTTTCTGACGGTATCAGCCCAAGCCATGGCGCAGATTTCAAAGGCCCTACAGCCATCATCAAATCTGTTTCCAAAATGCCTAACGACAGCATGAACATCGGTATGGTTCATAACTTCAAGCTGATGTCCGGCTTGTTGGATACACCACAGGGTGAAGAGGGTATTTTGACTCTCATCCGTACCGCCAGCATGCTCGGCAACGGCGAAATGCAGTTTAACTACCTTGATAACGATGTTCTTCTCGACGCTCAGAAGAGCCCGGAAAACTATCGTGATTTAGTTGTTCGTGTTGCAGGCTACTCAGCATTCTTTGTTGAGCTTTGCAAAGACGTTCAGGACGAAATTATCAGCAGAACCATGCTGACAGAAATATAGCCAGACGGGGTTTGAGTACACATGACTACATCTAATTCAGACATGATTGAAAGAAAGGGACTGATTTTCAACGTACAGAAGTACAACATGTACGATGGTCCGGGAGTTAGAACCCTCGTATTTTTCAAGGGATGTCCGTTGCGTTGTAAGTGGTGCTCAAACCCCGAAGGCCAGAAACGTAAGTTTCAGATCCTTTACAAACAGGATCTCTGCGTCAATTGCGGCATGTGTGCCTCTGTATGCCCTGTGGGACTTCATTCCATGGGGGCAGGTGGAACGCTGCATGAGATGTCAGATAGCATTGACTGCATAGGGTGCGGTAAATGTGAAGAAGTCTGTGCTGCATCAGCACTTTCCGTCGTCGGTGAAAAGAAGACCACCTCAGAGGTGATGGATATTATCGAAGAGGATAGAGCCTTTTACGATGTATCCGGCGGTGGTGTTACTTTAGGCGGTGGAGAAGTGCTGATGCAACCAGAGTTCGCTACAAACGTACTGATGACCTGTAAGCAGCGGGGCATCAACACTGCTATCGAAACTTGCGGATACGCAAGACAAGAAGCAGTGCTTAAAGCTGCTGAGTTCGTGGACCTGTTCCTCTTCGACATCAAACATATGAATTCAGAAAAGCACTACGAACTGACCGGAGTGCGCAACGAAACCATTCTGGAGAACGTAACAGCGCTTATTGAAAAGCGTCATAACGTTAAAATCCGTCTGCCGCTGATGAAAGATGTGAACGATGCACCAGAGGATATTGAAGCGCTTATTGCCTTCTTAAAGCCATTCCTCGGACGTAAAAATTTCAAAGGTGTCGATATGCTTCCGTACCACAAGATGGGCGTGAACAAATACAAGCAGCTGGGCTGGGATTACCCGATGAAAGGTGAATTCGCCCTTGGTGATGCTGATCTGGATAGAATTGAAAACCAGTTTAAAGCACACGATTTCCCAGTTTCAGTAATTCGACATTAAGCAACATGCCTTCGGCGAGTCTCCGACGGGCAAGGGCTCTGCCCTGCACCCGCAAGGGGGACGCCCCCTTGACCGCGAATTTGTGGAAAGAGGGTGGGTTTTAAAACCGGATGGCGAGTAAATTTGTTGGTAAATTTAAGGGTAGTTCACGATGCAAAGTAATCAATCCCAAGAGTTGGAACGAATCATTCAAGAAACCGTTCCCGGCAAGCAAGTAACAATCGCCCACGTAATCGCGGCTCCGATGCCGGATATTTACGAGCGATTAGGCGTGGAAGAAAAGGGCGCACTGGGCATTTTGACCCTGTCTCCTTTTGAAACCGCAATTATTGCCGCTGATATTGCCACCAAAACAGCAGACGTGGAGATCGGCTTTTTAGACCGTTTCACTGGCTCTGTTGTTCTTACAGGCAGCGTTGAAAGCGTGGAAACTGCATTGCAGGCTGTTGTTGATGTGCTTGCTCGCAATCTTGGCTTTACCGCCGGTACTGTTACCCGCTCCTAGGCTGTTTGGTAATACGGCGAATGATACGACGACGAATCATGCTCATCGGGGCAACAGGCAGCGGTAAAACGACACTCGCCAACGTGCTTAATCAGCATGATGATTCTGTTCACGGTGACGTGCCTTTTTCTGGATGCTCACCTGTTCGCTGCGGGCAGGAAGTTGTTTATGGAAAACATACAGTGGATGTGCCGGGTGGATATTTTGATACCCCGTGGATGTACAACCATCTTATTTCCATAGCGCAGAACAATGCATCCCATGTGGTGTTTGTTGTCAGCCAGTCACAGCGTTCAGTTGCCGGTGCTCCGGGACTTGCAAAAGTGTTCGGATGCCCAGTTACCGGAGTTGTGACCCAGTGCGATGTAAAGCCGGAAAACAATGCATTTTGCCTGAAGCAGTTACAGCATTTTGGCGTTTCGGAACCATATTTCAATGTCAGTGTGGCAAATGGAAGCGGGATTCCGGAGTTATTACAGCATCTGTTTGATGCTCGTACGTGAAAGGAACAGTAGATGAAGTTTATTACCGAAGACGACCTTCGTGCATTGCATAGAAAAGAAGCCCTCACGGACTTCGATGTTACGAAGGACATGAAACTCACTCCCGGTGCACGTCAGTTCCTGAATGACAGAAGAATTACCATCCTTATCGACGGTGTTCCTTCTGAGCACGCTGAATCTTCTTCTTCAACGTACTTTCAAGCTTCAACTGCTGAAAAGCCTGCTGTTGCGGCTGTCGAGTCTGCTGAAACCGAACCCGACTGGAAAAAGAAGCGACTTCGCAGCGAGCTTAAATCCATCGCCAATACCTTTCTTCTTATTGCCTGTGAATTACAGGGCCGAGATATTGAACTTTCCCAAAGTGTTGTCGCTCTTGAACGAGAAGTTGCTGCAATGCAGACCATTCTTGATGAAGATGCACAGTTGCAGGATCTGGAATTTGAAGAGTGCAACGGCATCACAAAAGAAAATTTTTCCAGCCCGTTGGAAGACTGTTTCGAGATTACTCCGGAACATATGCGTCCACCCAATGGCAAAGAGATTTTGCTTCTGAATAAATTGCGCTGTGCCATGCACATGCTGGAAGCATCCGTATTGGAACTTTACGGAACTCGCCTCGATGAAAACAACTTCTGCGTTCGGGTCAACCAGATCCGAAACGTTCTGTCGCAAATGATATGCACAGCACTGGGAGGAACAGAGTGTCAGAGAAAAGAGTAAATTTTGAATTCTGCGACCAGCTCGTTCAAGAGTTTGAAGACGCAGTTGAAAAGCCGATTAAGAATAGTTCTTCTGTCTATTACACAGGAGTGGATTTGGGCACAGCGTGTGTGGTTATCTCTGTACTTGATGAGAACCGCAAACCTGTTGCCGGTGCGTACAGATACGCAGATGTAGTTCGCGACGGAATGGTTGTGGATTATATCGGCGCTGTGCAGCTTGTCCGCGAGTTGAAAGAAGAAGTTGAAGAAAAACTCGGCACAGAATTACTCTATGCTGCCTCTGCCATTCCTCCGGGAACAGACGGGCTGGATTCCGGTGCAATCAGAAACGTTGTGGAAAGCGCTGGCTTTGAATTGACTCAGCTTCTTGATGAGCCGACCGCAGCGAACGAAGTACTTAAAATTTCTAATGGAGCCGTGGTTGATATCGGTGGCGGCACTACCGGCATCTCCATCCTGAAGGATGGAAAAGTTATCTATGTTGCTGATGAAGCAACGGGCGGTACCCATTTCTCCCTTGTTATTTCCGGGGCATATAAAATGCCTTTTGATGAAGCTGATGCTTTTAAGCGCGACGCTAAAAATCATAAAGAGCTTCTCCCAGTTTTACGACCAGTTATCGAAAAAATGTCGACCATCATCAACACTCATATCGAAGGGTACGATGTTCAGGAAATTTCTCTCGTTGGCGGTACATGCTGCTTGGCTGGGATTGAAGACGTCATTGAAAAACGAACTGGTATCTACACGCATAAACCAAAAAATCCAATGTTCGTCACACCGTTAGGAATCGCTCTTAGCTGTAAGGCGGAAGCATAGCTCAGAAGGGTATCATTATGGAATTTCGCATAATTAAATCACCGTCTCCTGGAGCATTGAGCATTCTGTTGCGGCGCAGAGGCTCCGGTAAGTCAGAAATAGATGAACCAATCGACGCGGTCGGTCTTATTCAGGGCAAAATGATCGATATGGTTGTTGCTGCGGATATTGCTGAGAAGAGCGTTGGGGTTGATGTTGAAGATATCAAAGGCAACTGCCCGCAGAACATGATCCTGCTTGCCATTATGGGCGACACGGCTTCCGTTGAAGCTGCAATGGCAGAGATTAAGTTCAAGCTTAAAGAAGGACATTACGCATGCTAGTTGCAGAACTCATAGGCAGCGTTTGGTCAACTCGCAAAGCGGAAACTCTGAAAGGCTTCAAGCTGATGCTTGTGGAACTTCTTGGTGGAAGTCGTAACGGAGAGCGCATGATGGTTGTGGATACCATCGGTGCTGGAATCGGAGACAGGGTTATCATTACAACCGGATCTTCTGCCCGAAGAATGTTGGAAGATGACAACATCCCTGTGGATGCCGTAATTGTCGGCATTATCGATGATGACTGTGAGCTGCCAAGTTTTGGAGATGCGTGTGAATCTGATTGAGCAAGTTAATAACGCAGGCGTAATTGGTGCAGGTGGTGCTGGATTTCCAACCCACGTAAAACTTTCCGCTACCGCAGAATTCATTTTGCTTAACGGCGCAGAGTGCGAGCCGTTATTGCGAGTGGATCAGCAGTTAATGGAAATCTACCCTGATGAAATTATTCTGGGATTCCAGAGTGCGGGAAAAGCCGTAGGGGCAAAGAAAGCGTACCTGTGTATTAAAGAAAAGCACGGGAAAGTCATTTCCATTTTACGGGAACGCATTGAAGCACTTAATGCCTCTCCGTTTGTAGAAGTGACACCGCTTCCTGATGTGTACCCTGCAGGCGACGAACAAATTTTAGTCTACACCGTGACCGGACGTTCTGTACCGGAAGCAGGCATACCGCTGAATGTCGGGTGTGTTGTTATCAACTCTGAAACAGCTCTCAACATTTTCAACGCGTCGAAAGGTCTGCCGGTAACAGAAAAATTCATCACTGTTGCAGGGGACATCCCGAACAGAGTGACGGTGAAAGTTCCGGTCGGCACGCCGATTATGGACGTGTTGAAGCAGAGCGGGCTTGATTCATTCGACGACTACGCAGTGATTGACGGCGGCCCTATGATGGGACCTGTCATGACTGACCTGAGTGGTCATGTTGGTAAAAAGCATAAGGGTTTTGTGATTCTTAAAAAGGATCATTCTCTTATCCGCAAAAAAACAACCACGATTGAACAAGCAAGACACATTAATATTTCAGCATGTGCGCAGTGTCGCATGTGTACAGATTTATGCCCTCGTTACCTTATCGGGCATAATGTCGAGCCTCATAAGTCCATGCGAATTCAAAACTATGGGCTTAATGACGTTGAAGGCAAAAGCCATGCGCAACTTTGCTGCATGTGTAACCTTTGCGAATTGTTCTCCTGTCCTGCCGGACTGCATCCGAAGCTAGCAAACGATGCGCTGAGGCGTGATCTTGCTGAGCAGAATATTCGCTATCAGGCAAGCGGCAATGAGCCGGCTGCACGGCAGAATCGTGAATACCGTCAGGTGCCGAGCAAGCGTCTGACAGCACGGTTGGGATTAAGCACGTACGACAAGGCTGCTCCTTTGCAGGAAGTTGTATGCGCGCCGGAGGCTGTTTGCATTCCGATTGATTCCCATGTTGGTGCACCTGCTATTCCGACTGTTTCTGTTGGAGACCATGTGCAGGCAGGCCAGTGTATCGGCGTTGCTGCTGAGGGCAAACTCGGCGCTCCGGTTCATTCAAGCATTGCCGGAACCGTTATCGGAATTGAGAATAATCACATCGTCATAAGAAGGGGTTGAGATGGGTAACGCAATCGGAATGGTTGAATTTACAAGTATTGCAAAGGGTATCTACACCGTCGATCAGATGATCAAGGTCGCTGAAGTTGATGTTATTACCGCAGTCTCTACTTGTCCGGGTAAATATTTTGTCATTGTCACAGGTGACGTTGCTTCCGTGGAGAACTCAGTGAGGGTTGGTGAAGAGCACGCCGGAGAATATCTGGTCGACTTTATCATGATCCCTAACATTTCTCAGGAGCTTTTTCCTGCACTTTCAGGCGCGACAATGCCTGAACATATGGGTGCCATTGGTATTGTGGAGTCTTTCTCCATATCAACCATGGTTATTGCTGCAGACGCAGTCCTTAAAGCTGTGAATGTAGAGCCTATTGAATTGCGCTTAGGTCAAGGCTTGGGCGGCAAGGCATTCTTTACTTTCACCGGTGATGTGGCTGCGGTAAGTGCAGGCGTTGATCAGGCAAAAGAAGTAATGAAAACAAAAGGCTTGCTGGTAAATGCAGAGGTTATTCCTTCTCCTTCAGAGAAGTTGATACCTGCACTGCTGTAAGCAAAGTACCGTGACAGATGTGTTTGAATTTTATGGGCGCAGAAACAGAGAAGGAGGTATGAAGAAATGAAAAAAGTCGTTTGTGCAAAGGACGTTGAGACCCTTATCAAACAAGGCAAATCAACACTGTATGTCGATGCGAATACTATTTTGACCCCCTCTGCGAAAGATGCTGCAAAACTTGCTGACGTAGAAATTGTTGTAGGTGCACCACAGCAACGTGCATGTGAACATGATTCTACTCCCGCATCATCATGTGATGGGGCTATCAGCAGTGATCTGATCTATTCAGCATTGAAAGCAATGTATGAGCGAGGAATGCTTGACGCATTTCTGAAAGATTTAACTCGAAAAGGATTCACTTCTGAAGCCGTTGGCGGCGGAAAAATCGTTCGAGGTAATTCTATTGAGATGGAACCGTTTGAGACCGGCACAGCCGGTGCAAAAGCGTGTTCTCAGGAAGTAATCGGTAAAGGCGATGGTCGAATTCAATCTGGATTTTTTGAAATTGATCATTCCCGATTCGAACAGGATTTTGCTTGTGAAGCAAACTGCCATTTACTTGAAGGAACAGTAAACATCA
This sequence is a window from Halodesulfovibrio sp. MK-HDV. Protein-coding genes within it:
- the cutC gene encoding choline trimethylamine-lyase, with protein sequence MDIRDLSNQLAEATKNMTPEERTSLKKMFEEVTEDILNRQAANGTPVQFAPTTHGTEIPDGPTDRQVRLRENFLKQVPTITTHRARAITKIAKENPGMPKILLRAKCFKHCCETAPLVIQNDELIVGAPCGAPRAGAFSPDIAWRWVADEIDTISTRSQDPFFISEEDKKIMREELFPYWAGKSVDEYCEDQYREAGLWEISGESYVSDCSYHAVNGGGDSNPGYDVILMNKGMLDVQREANEHLATLDYKNPEDIEKIYFYKSLIDTAEGLMIYARRMSEYAAQLAQQEMNPQRKAELMQISEVNARVPAHKPSTFREAIQSVWTIESLLVVEENQTGMSIGRVDQYMYPYYKADLEAGRMTDYEAFDLAGCMLIKMSEMMWITNEGGSKFFAGYQPFVNMCVGGVTREGLDATNELTYLLMDAVRHVKVYQPSLATRVHNKSPQKYLRKIIDVIRAGMGFPAIHFDDTHIKMMLAKGVSIEDARDYCLMGCVEPQKSGRLYQWTSTAYTQWPICIELVLNHGVPLWYGKQVCPDMGELSSFQTFEQFDDAVKAQIKFITEKSSIATVISQRVHKELAPKPLMSIMYEGCMENGCDVSAGGAMYNFGPGVIWSGLATYADSMAAIKRLVFDERKYTLHQMNEALKADFVGFEQIKADCLAAPKFGNDDDYADLIAADLVNFTETEHRKFKTLYSVLSHGTLSISNNTPFGQLTGASAGGRAAWMPLSDGISPSHGADFKGPTAIIKSVSKMPNDSMNIGMVHNFKLMSGLLDTPQGEEGILTLIRTASMLGNGEMQFNYLDNDVLLDAQKSPENYRDLVVRVAGYSAFFVELCKDVQDEIISRTMLTEI
- the cutD gene encoding choline TMA-lyase-activating enzyme, whose protein sequence is MTTSNSDMIERKGLIFNVQKYNMYDGPGVRTLVFFKGCPLRCKWCSNPEGQKRKFQILYKQDLCVNCGMCASVCPVGLHSMGAGGTLHEMSDSIDCIGCGKCEEVCAASALSVVGEKKTTSEVMDIIEEDRAFYDVSGGGVTLGGGEVLMQPEFATNVLMTCKQRGINTAIETCGYARQEAVLKAAEFVDLFLFDIKHMNSEKHYELTGVRNETILENVTALIEKRHNVKIRLPLMKDVNDAPEDIEALIAFLKPFLGRKNFKGVDMLPYHKMGVNKYKQLGWDYPMKGEFALGDADLDRIENQFKAHDFPVSVIRH
- the eutS gene encoding ethanolamine utilization microcompartment protein EutS, which translates into the protein MQSNQSQELERIIQETVPGKQVTIAHVIAAPMPDIYERLGVEEKGALGILTLSPFETAIIAADIATKTADVEIGFLDRFTGSVVLTGSVESVETALQAVVDVLARNLGFTAGTVTRS
- a CDS encoding EutP/PduV family microcompartment system protein produces the protein MIRRRIMLIGATGSGKTTLANVLNQHDDSVHGDVPFSGCSPVRCGQEVVYGKHTVDVPGGYFDTPWMYNHLISIAQNNASHVVFVVSQSQRSVAGAPGLAKVFGCPVTGVVTQCDVKPENNAFCLKQLQHFGVSEPYFNVSVANGSGIPELLQHLFDART
- the eutJ gene encoding ethanolamine utilization protein EutJ, yielding MSEKRVNFEFCDQLVQEFEDAVEKPIKNSSSVYYTGVDLGTACVVISVLDENRKPVAGAYRYADVVRDGMVVDYIGAVQLVRELKEEVEEKLGTELLYAASAIPPGTDGLDSGAIRNVVESAGFELTQLLDEPTAANEVLKISNGAVVDIGGGTTGISILKDGKVIYVADEATGGTHFSLVISGAYKMPFDEADAFKRDAKNHKELLPVLRPVIEKMSTIINTHIEGYDVQEISLVGGTCCLAGIEDVIEKRTGIYTHKPKNPMFVTPLGIALSCKAEA
- a CDS encoding BMC domain-containing protein, with the protein product MEFRIIKSPSPGALSILLRRRGSGKSEIDEPIDAVGLIQGKMIDMVVAADIAEKSVGVDVEDIKGNCPQNMILLAIMGDTASVEAAMAEIKFKLKEGHYAC
- a CDS encoding EutN/CcmL family microcompartment protein, yielding MLVAELIGSVWSTRKAETLKGFKLMLVELLGGSRNGERMMVVDTIGAGIGDRVIITTGSSARRMLEDDNIPVDAVIVGIIDDDCELPSFGDACESD
- a CDS encoding 4Fe-4S dicluster domain-containing protein translates to MRVNLIEQVNNAGVIGAGGAGFPTHVKLSATAEFILLNGAECEPLLRVDQQLMEIYPDEIILGFQSAGKAVGAKKAYLCIKEKHGKVISILRERIEALNASPFVEVTPLPDVYPAGDEQILVYTVTGRSVPEAGIPLNVGCVVINSETALNIFNASKGLPVTEKFITVAGDIPNRVTVKVPVGTPIMDVLKQSGLDSFDDYAVIDGGPMMGPVMTDLSGHVGKKHKGFVILKKDHSLIRKKTTTIEQARHINISACAQCRMCTDLCPRYLIGHNVEPHKSMRIQNYGLNDVEGKSHAQLCCMCNLCELFSCPAGLHPKLANDALRRDLAEQNIRYQASGNEPAARQNREYRQVPSKRLTARLGLSTYDKAAPLQEVVCAPEAVCIPIDSHVGAPAIPTVSVGDHVQAGQCIGVAAEGKLGAPVHSSIAGTVIGIENNHIVIRRG
- a CDS encoding BMC domain-containing protein; the protein is MGNAIGMVEFTSIAKGIYTVDQMIKVAEVDVITAVSTCPGKYFVIVTGDVASVENSVRVGEEHAGEYLVDFIMIPNISQELFPALSGATMPEHMGAIGIVESFSISTMVIAADAVLKAVNVEPIELRLGQGLGGKAFFTFTGDVAAVSAGVDQAKEVMKTKGLLVNAEVIPSPSEKLIPALL
- a CDS encoding cupin domain-containing protein translates to MKKVVCAKDVETLIKQGKSTLYVDANTILTPSAKDAAKLADVEIVVGAPQQRACEHDSTPASSCDGAISSDLIYSALKAMYERGMLDAFLKDLTRKGFTSEAVGGGKIVRGNSIEMEPFETGTAGAKACSQEVIGKGDGRIQSGFFEIDHSRFEQDFACEANCHLLEGTVNITINGQTVKAETGDVFYIPAGAKVVWDAAGKARLFYSRFPQSKG